A single Triticum dicoccoides isolate Atlit2015 ecotype Zavitan chromosome 2A, WEW_v2.0, whole genome shotgun sequence DNA region contains:
- the LOC119355420 gene encoding putative serine/threonine-protein kinase, with protein MHTGYEVLLGCLVAAVIIGFVVIYCHIRRRTRKIKSSKRDIEVGTASVEYEEVTCKQMSVKEIYAATENLHLSNIIGQGIAGKVYKGMLANGWPVAVKHIIKNEHAETFVREVTSLSHVKHPNLVSLRGYCDGQEECFLVYELCVNGNLSEWLFGKDKSLSWTQRLQIALGSACGLWFLHIFPEGCIVHRDIKPTNILLGVDMEPKLADFGLSRVIDIGVSHVSSEVRGTFGYVDPEYRHNHRVNAAGDVYSFGMVLLQLLSGERAINIMNTAKPMSLDKMASMLIREGNVLEFADPRLKGEYSVDAFDLCLKLALSCTGHKQQRPSMEQVVSRLEKALEISMRDDDKRNNISMVESFA; from the exons ATGCATACAG GATATGAAGTACTGCTTGGGTGCCTCGTCGCGGCGGTGATCATCGGGTTTGTTGTCATCTACTGCCACATCAGGAGAAGAACACGCAAGATCAAATCGTCAAAAAGGGATATTG AGGTTGGTACAGCGTCTGTTGAGTATGAGGAGGTTACCTGCAAGCAGATGTCAGTCAAAGAGATATACGCTGCAACTGAAAACTTACACCTTTCAAATATCATCGGGCAGGGAATTGCAG GGAAAGTGTACAAAGGAATGCTTGCAAATGGCTGGCCTGTTGCCGTGAAGCACATAATTAAGAATGAACATGCAGAAACCTTCGTAAGGGAAGTTACAAGCCTCTCACATGTCAAGCATCCAAACCTTGTGTCATTAAGAGGTTACTGTGATGGGCAGGAAGAGTGTTTTCTTGTGTATGAGCTATGCGTCAATGGTAACCTATCAGAATGGCTATTTG GGAAGGATAAGAGCCTGTCATGGACTCAGAGGCTTCAGATCGCACTTGGCAGTGCTTGCGGCCTTTGGTTCCTTCACATATTCCCTGAGGGCTGCATTGTTCACCGAGACATCAAG CCAACAAACATACTTCTTGGGGTTGATATGGAGCCCAAACTCGCGGACTTTGGACTGTCGAGAGTCATCGACATAGGCGTATCCCACGTGAGCTCTGAAGTTAGAGGAACTTTTGGCTACGTCGACCCAGAGTACCGCCACAACCACAGGGTGAATGCTGCAGGGGATGTATACAGCTTTGGTATGGTGCTCCTGCAGCTCCTGTCAGGAGAGCGAGCAATCAATATCATGAACACTGCCAAGCCAATGTCACTGGACAAAATG GCTTCTATGCTCATCAGAGAGGGAAATGTGTTGGAATTTGCCGATCCTAGGCTCAAGGGCGAATACTCGGTAGACGCATTTGATCTCTGCCTGAAGCTTGCTCTGTCATGCACCGGCCACAAGCAGCAGCGACCATCCATGGAGCAAGTTGTGTCAAGGCTAGAGAAGGCTCTAGAGATCTCCATGAGAGACGATGATAAGCGCAACAACATCAGTATGGTCGAGTCCTTTGCATAG
- the LOC119355422 gene encoding uncharacterized protein LOC119355422: protein MHWGCPFFLECISNMKKWIERRRVIQFLKGLNSEFEGRRATMFHQPTLPTLEEAIAAIAQEEVRLKVMKSNIVTPSRPAFIVTRSNETRECFNCGEVGHLSRDCDAPRKPTRGRGRGNDRGRPRGFRGGVRGRGYMIGHKANVAVQDEQSYDKVQVSAKELEELRKLKKRMESMGGKDQRDSTFGDFAHFANANEGEANREEAWDWNQA, encoded by the coding sequence atgcactggggctgccccttTTTTTTAGAATGCATATCCAATATGAAGAAGTGGATTGAGCGCAGACGTGTGATACAATTTCTTAAGGGTCTCAACTCTGAATTTGAGGGTCGGCGTGCTACTATGTTCCATCAGCCTACTCTCCCTACTTTGGAGGAAGCAATAGCTGCTATTGCACAAGAGGAGGTCAGGCTGAAGGTGATGAAAAGCAATATAGTAACTCCATCTCGACCCGCCTTCATAGTAACCAGGAGCAATGAGACCAGAGAGTGTTTCAATTGTGGTGAGGTGGGACACTTGAGTCGTGATTGTGATGCCCCGCGCAAGCcaacccgtgggcgggggagaggaAATGACCGAGGCCGGCCAAGAGGATTTAGAGGTGGAGTTAGAGGTCGAGGATATATGATTGGCCACAAAGCAAATGTGGCGGTCCAAGACGAGCAATCATATGACAAAGTTCAGGTCTCCGCAAAAGAGTTAGAAGAGTTGAGGAAACTAAAAAAAAGGATGGAGAGTATGGGTGGTAAAGACCAAAGGGACTCCACATTTGGTGATTTTGCTCACTTTGCCAATGCTAATGAAG